The genomic DNA GACAGGATCGGTTCGATGGCCTCCGCGCCTATCATGCCGATGCCGGCGAGCATGGTCAGCGTCTGCCTGATCTCGCCGAGCGCATCGTCGCGGACGCGGACCGCATCGGCGCCGTCGCGCGGCTTCAGGTCGACCAGCGTGACGGGGTGGCCGGCATAGGCGAAGACCACGGCGATGCCGCGGCCCATGCGGCCTGCGCCGGCGGCTGCAACCATCTCCCTGTCGGAACCGGCCATCACACGCCCTCCCGAAGCAGTCTCGTCATGCCGGCACGGTCGAGCCCGGCAAGACCGAGCCCTTCGAGGGTCCGTCCGTTGGCCCGGAAATCGTCGTCGCAGATGGCCGAGCCAATCGCCAGCAGCCCCGTTGCGGTCGGCGCCGGGACGCCGGCCCAGTCCGCGACCGAGACGAGGAAGGCGAGACCCTGCTGCACGTCCTCGCGCATGTAGCGGTGCTCGGTCAGCACGATGTGTTCGCGCCAGTCGCCGGAATCGACCAGTTGCTCGTGTCCCTTGCGCCCGTACATCCACTCGTCGCCATCGGTGGCGTAGTGGTCGGCGAGCGGGAAATGCGGCGCCTCGTAGCCGAGCGCCTCGCGGACGGCCACCCGTTCGGCGTCGAGCCGGTTGGTGACGCGGCGGACCGCCGGTTGGGTGCCCTCGTTGTGGATGTCCCAGTGATCGAAATGTTCGAGCGGTCCGGCATTCATAACGATCAGCGGCGGATGGATGACCGGGCCGGCGTTCATCAGGGCCCCGGACAGGCCGTCGCCGCAATCCTCGACGCTCGGATAGGCCTCGCGGATCAGCGCCAGCGCGCGATCCTTGTCCTCGAGCGGAAAGACCCCGGTCGGAAGCCGCGTCGCCCGCACGGTGATGGCGATGTCGCGCGGGCCGTGCTTGCGGGTCAGGTAGGGCAGGGTGCCGGTCTCCGCGAAGGCTACCTTCGCCGCGGAGCCTGCATCGCGGATCGCCTTCGCCATCAGGTAGCAGCCGAAGGTGCCCGGCGGCAGGAACACGACCTGCCCGTCCGAAAGGTGCGGCGCCATTGCCCGGGCGATATCGGTTTGCGCGAAGGCCGGCGCCGGGCAGACGATCAGGTCGGCGCCGGAGACCGCCTCGCCGATATCGGCGGTGACGACCGCGGTCGCGATCTCGCGCGTGCCCTTGAAGTCCTTCAGCGTCAGCCTGTTGCCGGCCGCGTTCAGGTCCTCGACGCCGGCCCTGTCGCGCCGCCAGAATCGAACGCGGTGACCCTGTTCGCTCAGATCCGCGGCCGCCGCATGCGATCCGTTACCGCCGCCCAGAACGGCTATTTCCATGGCTGTCAGCCTCCGGTTTACATTGTCGAGGGGATCAGAAGCGCGAGCGACGGCACCGCGATCAGCAGGGCGACGCGGACGATGTCGACGGCGATGAAGGGAACGACGCCCTTGAATATCGTGCCGGTCGGCACCTCGGGCACGATCGATTTGAGCACGAACACGTTCAGGCCAACCGGCGGCGTGATCAGACTGATCTCGATGGCGACGACGACGAAGATGCCGAACCAGATCGGATCGATGCCGAGTCCGACGACGACCGGAAAGAACACCGGCACCGTCAACAGCATCATCGAGATCGATTCCAGCACCGCGCCCAGAACCAGGTAGATGAGCAGGATCACGATGATGACGGCGGTCGGATGCGCGCCGAGCGCCGTGATCCAGTCGCGAAGGTCGTTCGGCATGCCGGCGAGGTTGACGAAATTGGAGAACAGAAGCGCGCCGAACAGGACCAGGAACAGCATCGCCGTCATCCGCGCCGTCTCGACCAGGATCTCGTAGAGCGTCGCCCAGGTCAGGCGCCGCCGCAGGGCGGCCAGCAGGAACGCCCCGAAGGCGCCGATGCCTGCGGCTTCGGTCGCGGTGAAGATGCCAAGATAGATGCCACCCATGACGCAGGCGAACAGGCCGAGTACGCCGATGACGCCTTTGGTGGCGCGCACGCGTTCCAGGAACGGCAGGGCCTCGATGTCGTGCTGGTGTTCGGCGCGAATGAGAAGCGACAGGCGCACCGCGATCAGATAGCCGAGCACCCCGACGAGGCCCGGCAGGATGCCCGCGAGGAACAGCTTGCCTATGTCCTGCTGCGTGATGACGCCGTAGAGAACAAGCACGATAGACGGCGGGATCAGAATGCCGAGCGTGCCGCCGGCGGCGATCGAGCCGGTGGCGAGCGTGTCGGAGTAACCGTAGCGGCGCATCGAGGGCATCGAAACCCGCGCCATCGTCGCCGCCGTCGCCAGCGATGAGCCGCACACCGAGGAAAAGCCGCCGCACGCGACCACGGTGGCCATCGCGAGACCGCCGCGATAGTGGCGCAGCCACGCATTCGCGGCCGCATACATGTCGTCGGCGAGCCCGGCCTTGAGCACGAAGTTGCCCATTAGCACGAACAGCGGCATCACCGACAGGGTGTAGCTCATGCCGTTGTCGTAGAAGACCTGCCCGAGCAGGGCCATGGCCGGCGCCAGGCCGATCTTGACGACGATGCCGACGAAGGCCACCAGCGTCATCGAGAAGGCGATTGGAATGCCCCCGGCGATCAGGACGAGCAGGACGACAATGCCGACGATCCAGTCAATCATCTCGTACCTGCCGGGCCGTTAGAGCAAACGCGAGGGGGCGGCGCGAAGCCGGCGCCAGTGCTCTGCGGCGACGACGAGCTGCGCCAGCGCCGCTAGGGTGGTGAAGCCTGCCATCGTGTAGCCGATCGGGCCCTTGGGGACGCGCAGGAAGATCGTGACGTCGCCATAGGAGGCCAGCTGTGCAGCGTGCATCATCAGGCGCCAGGCGACCAGCACCAGGACGCCCGAACAGATGATGGAGACGATCACCGCGTGTATCTCGCGGCCGCGGCTGGAGAAGCGCTCGGTAACCAGCGACACGGCGATGTTCTCTTCGTGCAGGCAGACGAGCGGCAGCGCGATGAAGATTATCATGCCGAGCATGATCTCGGTGATCTCGAAGGCGCCGGGCAGAGGCCGCGAAAGCAGGTAGCGGCCGAACACGTCGATGGTCGTGACCATCATCATCGCCATCAGCAGGACGGCGACCAGCACGCCGAGCGTCAGCTCGGCGAACCGCAGGGCGCGACTGCGCCCCGCGGTGATATCGTGGGTCCTTGCCATCGACCGACGGTCGGCGCGGGGTCAGTTGCCGGCCTTGACCTTGTCGATTTCCGCTTTCAGCGCCTCGTAGACAGCGGGACCGTCGACGCCCTTGGCCGAGATCTGCTTCAGAGCCTCGTCGCTGTACGGCTTCAGCGCGGCATTGATGGCGGCAAGCTGATCGTCGGCGGGGACGACGAATGTCATCTTGCCGCTTGCCTTCATCGTCTCCATGGCGCCGGCGTCCGCCTTGTCCCAGACCTGGCCGGCAAGACGGGCGAGGTTTTCGCCCGACACGCTCGTGATGGCGTCCTGATCTTCCTTCGACAGCGCGTCCCACTTGGCCTGGTTGATGACCACGAAGAACGAAACGTTGTAGAGGCCGCCGGGCATGATCAGGCCCTGGTCGAGCACTTCGTTGACCTTGAAGGCGGTGATGGATTCGGCCGGGAACTCGATGCCGTCGGCGACGCCGCCGGACAGGATCTCGTAGGCCTTGGTCACAGGCGCCTGGATTGGCACGAGACCGAGCGCTTTCGCGGCTTCCTGGGCGAAGCCGCCGCCGATACGGATCTTCGACCCCTTGATCGAGTCCATAGAGCTGAGATCGCGGCCCTTGGTCCACAGCTGGCCGGGCCCGTGGGTGAACACGCTCAGCACATGCGTGCCTTTGTGTTCGTCGACCTTGGCCAGGTCCTGTTCATAGATGCGCCAGTAGGCGACCGACAGCCACTCCGACTTGTCGGACAGGCCCGGCAACTCGGCGATGGTGGTCACGCCGAAGCGGCCCGGCGTGTAGTTGTGGACGCCATAGGTGACGTCGGCCACGCCGTTGACGGCGAAGTCGAAATGCGCTGGCGGCGGACCCAGCGGGGCTTCGAGCACTTCCATCTTGACCCGGCCCTGGGTCGCTTCCTCGACCTGCTCGGTCCAGGGCACGATGATTTCCGCGAGCAGCGGATGTTTGGGAGGCAGCCAGTTGGCGACGCGCAGAACGGTCTGTGCCGAAGCCGGCGTGACCGAAAGCGCCACGCCCGTGGCGACGAGTAAAGCTGCGACAGTCTTTTTCATGGTCAGTTCCCTCTTGTTGTCGCGTTCTCGGCCAAGCCCCTTATGCCGGGGCGTTTGTCGCCTCGGCCGCGATGCGTGAAACCTCGTCGATGCGCACCTTGCCCATCGCGTTCTTCGGCAGTTCCGCGACGAACACCACGTCGCGCGGATGCTTGTAGCGAGCCAGCTTCCCCTCGAAATGCGCGGCGATCGTCTCCCGGCTCACCGTTGCGTCGGCGGCCACGATGACGGCGACGGGCACGGCTCCCCAGCGCGGATCGGGCCGGCCGACGACGCAGCACTCGGCAACGCCGTCGATCTCGCGCAACAGCCGTTCTGCTTCGGCCGGATAGATGTTCTCGCCGCCGGAGATGATCACGTTCTTGATCCGGTCTCTGAACCAGTAATCGCCGTTCTCATCATATTCGGCCACATCGCCGGTCCGAAACCAACCCTCGGTAAAGGCTTTCGCGGTCGCGTCCGGATCGTTCCAGTAACCACTCGCGACATGTGGGCCCCGCACCAGGATTTCCCCGGCAACGCCCGGCCCGAGATCGTTGTCGGCGGTATCGACGATGCGAACCTCCGTATGCAGTCCGACCTGGCCCATCGAGCCGACGGTCGCATAGGCCTTGTTGATGCGCTGGTAGATCGCGATCGGCGCGGTCTCCGAGGAGCCGTAGACCTGAATGACGGGCACGGAGCGGGCGTGGAACGCGGCGATCAATTCGTCCGGCACGATCATCGAACCGGTCGCCAGCGCCCGCAGCGACGACAGATCGGTCTTGGCCCAGTCGGCATGGCCCGCCACCGCTGCAATGGTCGCCGGCACCAGCACCGACAGGGTTGGGCGGTCGTCGTCGACCGCTTTAAGGAACGCTGCCGGATCGAACTTCTCGTGCAGCGTCACGGTCGCGCCGAGATGGAGCGCCGGTGTCGTCTGGATGTTGAGCCCGCCGACATGGAACATCGGCAACACGGTCAGCACGTGGTCGTGCGACGTCATGTCGTGCATGTGGATCGCATTGATCGCGTTCCAGGCGATGGCGGACTGGGTCAGCACGGCGCCCTTCGGCCGGCCGGTCGTGCCCGAGGTATAGACGAGCAGCAGCGGGTCCTCGGCGCGGCCGCTCCGGTCCGGCGCGGGACCCGCCGCCGCGATTAGGTCGTCGAGCGTGTCGGCGCCGTCCAACGGTCCGTCCACCGCGACGCGACGGCAGCCGTCGGGATAGTCATCCTCGGAAAGCGCCGCGAGCAACTGTTTGTGACCGATCGCCGCCTTGGCGCCGGCGTTGCGCAGGATGAAGGCGTGCTCCGGCGCGGCGAGGCGCCAGTTGAGCGGCACGACGATCATGCCCAGCCTGGCGGCGGCGAACATCAGGACGAGAAGATCGGGATGGTTGAACCCGAGCCAGGCGATGCGGTCGCCGCGACGGGCACCGAACGCGCTCGCGAGCACCCACGCCATCTTGTCGACGCGCCCGGCGAGGCCGGAATAGCTGAGCGTCTCGCCGGCGAAACGGATCGCCGGCTTGTCCGGTTGGAAGCTGGCGTGCCGTTCAATCCAGAGCGAGATGTCGCGCATCGAATAGGGCTCAGTCGTCCGTTTCACCCGGTTTGTAGAGTGCCTCGCGGCCGATCCGGTCGAGGCAGAGTTCTGCGGTCCAAGGCAGCATTAGCGAGCCGCAGCGGCTGTCGCGATAGAGCCGTTCGAGCGGCAGGGTCTTCAGCATCGACTGGCCCCCGCAGGTGCGGATCGCGAGCTGACAGAGCTCGTTGGCGTTCTCCATCACCGTATACTGGGCTGCATAGGCGCGCAGAACCTGTTCTTTCGACGGATCGGCCTTTGCCTCGGTCACCGCCTGGAACCACAGCGCCTTCGTCTGCTGCAGCATGACGAACATCTGCGCCAACGCGATCTGCTTGGTGGGGAACTTGCGGCGCTTCTCCGGCCCGGTATTCGGGATCTCGCCGCGCAGGTACCTGACCGTGAAGTCGACCGCGGCCTGGGCGATGCCGAGATAGGTCGGTGACAGCGTCATGAACATGTGCGGCCAGCGCGAGGCGGCCTGGTAGTAGACGCCACGCGGCATCAGGGCGGCGTCGTCGTCGACGAAGACGTCCTCGAAGATCAGCGTGCGCGAAACGGTGCCGCGCATGCCGAGCGGATCCCAGTCGCCGACCACCTTAACGCCCTCGGCATCGGCGGGAACCGCGATGTACATCGTATCGCGCCGCGACGGCCTCTCGCCCGGCTTCATCTCGCCGCACAGGACGCCGTAGTAGTTTGCCGAGCCCGACAGCGAGGCGAAGATCTTCTTGCCGTTGATGAGCCAGCCGCCGTAGACGCGCTTGGCCGACGTCGAGAACGGCACCACGCCCGCCGCCGCCGCGCCGCCCTCGGAGAACGGCTGGGCGTAGATCGCGCCCTTGTCGATGATCCGCTCGTAGTGCATCGCGCGCCGTCGAAGGTGCTCTTCGCGGTCGTCCGCGGACATCTCCAGGTCGTCGGAGAGCGGGCCGGTCCAGAGGCACGAGCAAACGTGCATGTTCCAGGTCAGCGCCGTCGAGCCGCAGTAGCGGCCGATCTCGGCGGCCGTCGTCGCGTATCCGCGGAAATGCGCGCCCGCGCCACCATGCTCCTCAGGCACGCAGATGCCGAGCAGGCCGACCTCGTGCATGTCCCGGTAGTTCTCTGTCGGGAAGATCGCTTCCCGGTCGTACATGGCCGCCCGCGGGGCGAAGTTGGTCTGACCGATCTTTCGCGCCCGCGCGTTAAGCTCGGCTTCCTTGTCGGACAGCCGAAACGCCTCCGGATCGAAGATCGGCTGGTCGAGATCGATCGTATCGAGATCCAACACTGTCATCGGGGCTCCTACGGAAGGTCGTTGAGGAATCTCCTTACCGCCTCGGCGAAACGGCCTGGGCATTCGAGCGGGGCGAGGTGGCCGGTCTCCGGCAGGGTCTCGATCCGCGCGCCCCTGATCTTCTCGGCCATGCGCTGCATGGTCTTCAGCGGGGCATTGGTGTCCTGTTCGCCGGCGATCAGGAGCGTCGGCACCGCGATCCGCGCCAGTTCCTCGCGGCGGTTGAAGGTGACGAGGCAGGTCAGCCCGGCACGGTAGCTCTGCTCCGGAAGCTCCGACATCAGTGTCGTCGCCGTCGGGCCTGCCTCCGGGTCGGGGTTCGACCCGAGCAGATCCTTGGCGAAACTCTGCGCCAGCTCCGGCATCGTCACGCCCTGGTCGAGCGGTGCGAGCCTGGCCGCCAGGAACTGCTTCTGGAATTCGCCGTCCGGGCTGCCGAAGACAGGGGTCGTGCCCGACAGGATCAGCGCCGCGACGCGGCCGGGATGGCGCGCGGCGATCTCCTGCGCCAGCATGCCGCCGATCGAATGGCCCAGGAACACCGCCCGGGCGATACCGGCCCTGTTCATGTCCTCGACGACGGCATCGGCCATGCCCGCGAAGGTGAACCCGTCGTCCAGGGGCTTGCCGCCGTAGCCGGGCATGTCCCAGGGGACGATCGCGAAATCGTCCTTCAGCCGGTCGATGACCGGGGTGAACATGCGGCAGTCCGAGCCGACACCGCTGAACAGGAAGAGGGGCGCGCTCATCCCTCGACTCCCGCGAGGCGGCCGCGCTCGACGACCGCGACGCCGTCGAGCGTGATCGTGCAGTTGCGGGTCGGCAGGTCGAAATGGCCCTTGGTGTAGCGGTTGGCGAATTCGTTGGCGCCGGTGGAGAACAGGAAGTTTCCGGCGAAGGCGCGCAGTTCCGTGCCGTTGGTCTCACGCTGGTCGTACATGGTCAGCGCCTCGTAGCGCGCGCCTTCGTTGAGCCCCCAGCCGACATGGCTGACGGCATAGGCCTCCCGGTCGCCCCACGCTTCCAGATAGCGGCGCATCAGTTCCGCGTCGGTGCCCGTTCCCAGGACGTCGGTCACATAGTCGTTCTCGATGACGAAGGTCACCGCGTGCTCGAAATAGCGCTTGAACGTCAGGTTCACGTCGCCGACATCGAAGACGAGCGTGCCGTTCACGGAATTCGCCTTGGGAAAGCTGACGACGACCCCACCCGGCCAGTGGGCGACCGTCTTCGGCCGGTCGGTATAGCCCCACACGCCGGCGGTCGCGGCGTCGCGCATATCGACGGTGAGGTCGGTGCCGGCGGCCGACATAACGCGCATTTCCGTCGCGGCCCGCGCCTGCTTCACCGCCGCTTTGACCCGCGTCTCCATGGATGGATGCGGGATCAGCCGCTCGAGCGCCTCGGGGTGTTCGTTGGAAATCATCTGGATGCGGGTGCCGCCGGACAGGATTTCGGGCATTTCCGGCGAATGCAGGAGGCCCTCCACCGTGCAGTCGACGACGAGCGTCGATGCTTTCAGCGCCTCGATCGCGGCCCGCTGGTTGGTCAGGGCCAGCGATGCCCCTGTCGAGCGGACCGGCACCGGCGCGTCCTGCGGCGGGGTGGGAACGACGACATGAAAGGCGGTCACGCCAAAGCGGGCGAGCGCAAGCTCGGCGAGGTGGACGTTGAGCGTCCGGGACTGGGTTTCCGAAAGGATCGCGACCTGTTCGTCCGACGTAACCTTGCAGAGCTCGAACACCCTGACGAAGGCGTCGATCCACTTGGCTTCGATCCGGTCGCTCAGCATCAATTCCCGTCCCATTTTGTCTTGCATGCGAGGCAATCTCGACGGGGTTTGTCACCCTCGTATTTTTATCAAGACTAGCACTCGCCTTTTTATATGAAAAGTGATAATTTTATACTTGAAGTAAGTTTGTGGGGGCATGCGCGAAGAATAACGCGAGGGAGGCCCGCGGTGAGCAACGCGAATTCCTTTCGGATGGCGCTGGGACGGTTCGTCACCGGCGTGACCGTCATTACCGCCCTGGACGAGAACGGCGAGCCCGTTGGGCTCACCGCCAATTCCTTCAATTCGGTTTCGCTCGATCCACCGCTCGTCCTGTGGAGCCTGGCGCGCCGGTCGAAGAACCTGTCGGCCTACGAGAGCGCCTCGCATTTCGCCGTCAACGTGCTGTCGGTCGACCAGAAGGCGATCTCGGATCGTTTCGCCAGGCCCGTCGAGGACCGTTTCTCCGG from Microbaculum marinisediminis includes the following:
- a CDS encoding NAD/NADP-dependent octopine/nopaline dehydrogenase family protein — protein: MEIAVLGGGNGSHAAAADLSEQGHRVRFWRRDRAGVEDLNAAGNRLTLKDFKGTREIATAVVTADIGEAVSGADLIVCPAPAFAQTDIARAMAPHLSDGQVVFLPPGTFGCYLMAKAIRDAGSAAKVAFAETGTLPYLTRKHGPRDIAITVRATRLPTGVFPLEDKDRALALIREAYPSVEDCGDGLSGALMNAGPVIHPPLIVMNAGPLEHFDHWDIHNEGTQPAVRRVTNRLDAERVAVREALGYEAPHFPLADHYATDGDEWMYGRKGHEQLVDSGDWREHIVLTEHRYMREDVQQGLAFLVSVADWAGVPAPTATGLLAIGSAICDDDFRANGRTLEGLGLAGLDRAGMTRLLREGV
- a CDS encoding TRAP transporter large permease, with the translated sequence MIDWIVGIVVLLVLIAGGIPIAFSMTLVAFVGIVVKIGLAPAMALLGQVFYDNGMSYTLSVMPLFVLMGNFVLKAGLADDMYAAANAWLRHYRGGLAMATVVACGGFSSVCGSSLATAATMARVSMPSMRRYGYSDTLATGSIAAGGTLGILIPPSIVLVLYGVITQQDIGKLFLAGILPGLVGVLGYLIAVRLSLLIRAEHQHDIEALPFLERVRATKGVIGVLGLFACVMGGIYLGIFTATEAAGIGAFGAFLLAALRRRLTWATLYEILVETARMTAMLFLVLFGALLFSNFVNLAGMPNDLRDWITALGAHPTAVIIVILLIYLVLGAVLESISMMLLTVPVFFPVVVGLGIDPIWFGIFVVVAIEISLITPPVGLNVFVLKSIVPEVPTGTIFKGVVPFIAVDIVRVALLIAVPSLALLIPSTM
- a CDS encoding TRAP transporter small permease codes for the protein MARTHDITAGRSRALRFAELTLGVLVAVLLMAMMMVTTIDVFGRYLLSRPLPGAFEITEIMLGMIIFIALPLVCLHEENIAVSLVTERFSSRGREIHAVIVSIICSGVLVLVAWRLMMHAAQLASYGDVTIFLRVPKGPIGYTMAGFTTLAALAQLVVAAEHWRRLRAAPSRLL
- a CDS encoding TRAP transporter substrate-binding protein; protein product: MKKTVAALLVATGVALSVTPASAQTVLRVANWLPPKHPLLAEIIVPWTEQVEEATQGRVKMEVLEAPLGPPPAHFDFAVNGVADVTYGVHNYTPGRFGVTTIAELPGLSDKSEWLSVAYWRIYEQDLAKVDEHKGTHVLSVFTHGPGQLWTKGRDLSSMDSIKGSKIRIGGGFAQEAAKALGLVPIQAPVTKAYEILSGGVADGIEFPAESITAFKVNEVLDQGLIMPGGLYNVSFFVVINQAKWDALSKEDQDAITSVSGENLARLAGQVWDKADAGAMETMKASGKMTFVVPADDQLAAINAALKPYSDEALKQISAKGVDGPAVYEALKAEIDKVKAGN
- a CDS encoding class I adenylate-forming enzyme family protein, whose translation is MRDISLWIERHASFQPDKPAIRFAGETLSYSGLAGRVDKMAWVLASAFGARRGDRIAWLGFNHPDLLVLMFAAARLGMIVVPLNWRLAAPEHAFILRNAGAKAAIGHKQLLAALSEDDYPDGCRRVAVDGPLDGADTLDDLIAAAGPAPDRSGRAEDPLLLVYTSGTTGRPKGAVLTQSAIAWNAINAIHMHDMTSHDHVLTVLPMFHVGGLNIQTTPALHLGATVTLHEKFDPAAFLKAVDDDRPTLSVLVPATIAAVAGHADWAKTDLSSLRALATGSMIVPDELIAAFHARSVPVIQVYGSSETAPIAIYQRINKAYATVGSMGQVGLHTEVRIVDTADNDLGPGVAGEILVRGPHVASGYWNDPDATAKAFTEGWFRTGDVAEYDENGDYWFRDRIKNVIISGGENIYPAEAERLLREIDGVAECCVVGRPDPRWGAVPVAVIVAADATVSRETIAAHFEGKLARYKHPRDVVFVAELPKNAMGKVRIDEVSRIAAEATNAPA
- a CDS encoding acyl-CoA dehydrogenase family protein, translated to MTVLDLDTIDLDQPIFDPEAFRLSDKEAELNARARKIGQTNFAPRAAMYDREAIFPTENYRDMHEVGLLGICVPEEHGGAGAHFRGYATTAAEIGRYCGSTALTWNMHVCSCLWTGPLSDDLEMSADDREEHLRRRAMHYERIIDKGAIYAQPFSEGGAAAAGVVPFSTSAKRVYGGWLINGKKIFASLSGSANYYGVLCGEMKPGERPSRRDTMYIAVPADAEGVKVVGDWDPLGMRGTVSRTLIFEDVFVDDDAALMPRGVYYQAASRWPHMFMTLSPTYLGIAQAAVDFTVRYLRGEIPNTGPEKRRKFPTKQIALAQMFVMLQQTKALWFQAVTEAKADPSKEQVLRAYAAQYTVMENANELCQLAIRTCGGQSMLKTLPLERLYRDSRCGSLMLPWTAELCLDRIGREALYKPGETDD
- a CDS encoding alpha/beta fold hydrolase, whose amino-acid sequence is MSAPLFLFSGVGSDCRMFTPVIDRLKDDFAIVPWDMPGYGGKPLDDGFTFAGMADAVVEDMNRAGIARAVFLGHSIGGMLAQEIAARHPGRVAALILSGTTPVFGSPDGEFQKQFLAARLAPLDQGVTMPELAQSFAKDLLGSNPDPEAGPTATTLMSELPEQSYRAGLTCLVTFNRREELARIAVPTLLIAGEQDTNAPLKTMQRMAEKIRGARIETLPETGHLAPLECPGRFAEAVRRFLNDLP
- a CDS encoding peptidase M29, which produces MLSDRIEAKWIDAFVRVFELCKVTSDEQVAILSETQSRTLNVHLAELALARFGVTAFHVVVPTPPQDAPVPVRSTGASLALTNQRAAIEALKASTLVVDCTVEGLLHSPEMPEILSGGTRIQMISNEHPEALERLIPHPSMETRVKAAVKQARAATEMRVMSAAGTDLTVDMRDAATAGVWGYTDRPKTVAHWPGGVVVSFPKANSVNGTLVFDVGDVNLTFKRYFEHAVTFVIENDYVTDVLGTGTDAELMRRYLEAWGDREAYAVSHVGWGLNEGARYEALTMYDQRETNGTELRAFAGNFLFSTGANEFANRYTKGHFDLPTRNCTITLDGVAVVERGRLAGVEG